A section of the Malania oleifera isolate guangnan ecotype guangnan chromosome 2, ASM2987363v1, whole genome shotgun sequence genome encodes:
- the LOC131148212 gene encoding uncharacterized protein LOC131148212 has protein sequence MAENWIQEMKKILTVLHCTDKQRVLYAIFRLTKEGERWWSVVRLLEEWRLAPVALTWERFKEIFFDHYFPSSVRDAKMEEFLNLTQGHLTVPQYAAKFVELSCFAPFMIPDEFRKAQRFERGLRQELYEQVALLKIRDFSELVDRATIAEASR, from the coding sequence ATGGCAGAAAACTGGATTCAGGAGATGAAAAAGATCCTGACTGTACTGCACTGCACCGATAAGCAAAGAGTACTATATGCCATATTCAGATTGACAAAGGAGGGCGAACGTTGGTGGTCTGTTGTGAGGCTCTTGGAGGAGTGGAGGCTAGCACCAGTGGCTTTGACCTGGGAAAGGTTTAAAGAGATTTTCTTCGACCACTATTTCCCCTCCTCGGTTAGGGATGCCAAGATGGAGGAGTTTCTGAATTTAACGCAGGGTCATTTAACGGTGCCACAGTACGCTGCCAAATTTGTGGAACTGTCGTGTTTTGCTCCCTTCATGATACCCGATGAATTCAGGAAGGCCCAGAGATTTGAGAGAGGGCTGAGGCAGGAACTTTATGAGCAGGTGGCACTATTGAAGATACGAGATTTTTCCGaattggtggatagagccaccatAGCCGAAGCTAGTCGATAG